The window TGCTTATGTAAATTCTCAAAAGCATACCCTTGTTTAAGAAACTGAGTAATTACATCTTGAAAGAAGTACAGATCTTGTTTTAATTCTTTTAGTTTCATTTACCTTGTACTGAGACTTGCAGTTTTTGTTCCAGAAGGCGACTCCAACCCTTCCCCTGGCTTTGAGGATTTCTCTCTGTTCATTTGTTGTAGTATTGAGTTCAATTCACTAATAACATTAGCCTTTGGGCCTGAGAGAATTGGGCTTTTTACCTCAGTTACATCACCCCATAGCTTGGAGGTCCTTTGCTGTAAAACTTTAGCTGTACTGGGCTGTGCACTgataggaggtgggggtggagcaggtggAGGGATAACAAAGCTATCTACAGTTTCTTCAATTAGAGcatctttgtaaagtgcattgCTTTTGTTGATTATGGGCTTCATTTTTGGCTTAGGAGGTACTGGGGGTTTGTCCACCAGAAACGTTTGCCCATCTGCATAGACTGTACAGGTATCCAAGTTCTCACCACCTTCAGAGGATAAGGTAGAGATGCTGGACACTGTTGAGATAGTGCTGGTTGTCTCTAAGTGATGGTCACTACTAGATCGACTGTCTACCTCCTCAATCCCAGAGTCAGTGACATGATCAAAACTTTCAGGGGGTGGCAGAAATGAGGCAGGCAAACAGTTTGAAAGACCCACTTGTTTTTTACTGTCTAAAGAATTCGTGGATTGGTTGGGGTTAAATGAAGCAGATGTAGgtgttccattttttctttgcttAAGTAAGTCCGTTAGAGCAGAACCTGGAGCTAAACGGTCATCGGGGATATCAAAACTGTTAGCAAATTCTAAGGGAGGAGGTAATGGCTCAGTAAAAATAAATTCTTCATCAATATCAATAGATGCtaaagggggtggagggatgcGAAATGGCAAAATGACAGGGTCATCAACAGAGCTAGCTGCTACAATAGTTTTGCAGGGAGATGCAGGTGGCTCAGGTGTAGCAGATACATTCAACCCACTTTCTGCTTCTTCACTATCTTCTGGCATCTCCGATGGAAAATTGTCTGGATTCATTTCCATTTCAACTCTCTTATCTTCAAGGGTGTCATCAGACTTTGCTGCATCCACAGTATGAACCATTAGTAAACCAGCTGACTTCTGCTGTGAAGTATCCATAATATTTATCagcatgtttttcttttcttcaggcttcttctctttccccatatctgtttcatatttgttttcaGTCTCCTGCCTTCTGAGTGGGCCACGTGTATTTTGCCTGGTAACAGCAGCAGTCACAGGAAATGTTGTTTCAATATTAGATCTCAGCTTTGTATCAATATAAAGTGGTTTATTAAGGTCTGCTTTACCAGTTTCTCCTTTGCCTGGAGTTTGTTGCGTTTGTTCTTTCATGGCTCTATCTCTTGCAGACAGCGCGAGTGCTAGAGGTGAGTTTGGATCTAATAGCTTTCCTGTGAGTGGATGAACATAATTATCCGAACTGGACACATTAACGGTCTGAGTTGCAACCATATCGTTTTCAGTAACTTTTTTTATGGATGAAGAGTTTAATGTCCTTTCATCACTTTCATTGCTAGGTTCACTGCTATTAAAAAGATTTTCAGATTCTCTAGGTGCAGGAACCGGAGAAGGTGACATAACTTGCCTAAAACTATCTTCATTACTAAACGTGTCCTCATCAGTAAATTTAGATTGCCTCATACGTGGTATTGGGGGCAACAGGCCAACATCCTCATCTCCCAAATCTGTAGAAAGGAAAGCTGGAGAATTACGCCTAGCTTCTAATCTCTTTTCCCTGTCCCTCACTGCTCCAGCAATGGCCGCTGCAAATGGACTACTGACGTTTAAATTATCATCAGGTCTGAGCTGTCCAGGCTGCTCTGAAGACTGAGGGTCAATCTCCATACTGCTTCCTTGGCTACTTTTCCCACTACTGCTGGTAGATGGTTCTTTCACAATAATTGTTGGAATTGGAATAGAACAGGTCTTTTCTGGACTATCCTCAACATTAGACTGTTTCACTAGCATTCCCTTCCGCCTTGCTGGTTTGGCTGGCACGTAAACTGCTTTGCTTGCTATTTTCCCAACTTCAGAATATGGGTTTTCTGGCATCTGACCCCTCTTGTTTCTGAAGTTTGCCTGCAACGCAGCATTCCTACTATACAAGTCCTCAGAATCTAGAGAATAGCGGTCCAGTTCTCTTCTGTAATACATCCCTTTGTCCCTCATTATTGTTCCCATATGTTCAGAtctacctgaagaaacctttgaACCTGAATTCTGATTAAATGCAGGTTTTATTGTTCCATAGCTTCTTGATGTTGGAGATTTGGGAGAGTTAtaaagggagggagaaggaggtggtGGTGAAGGGGGTAGAGACTGTGGTGGAGGGGGGATATCTTCAGAAGTGTCTGGCATGGACAGACTTCTGGTAAATTTCAACATAGGAGGAGCCAAAAATTGACGTTCTTCCTCTGTTATTCCTAAGAAAATGAATAAagggaaaactttaaaaatctgcAGTATAATTAAATACAGTGTTATATTTTTCCACTAAAGATATGACCCTAAggaaatgtctacacagcccgcaggagcgagcctcccagcccaggtcaacagatttgggctagcagggctcatgctactgcactaaaaatagctgtgtagacagcattTTGAAATTGTGGCTTGGGTTGGAGcgcaggctctgaagcccacccttCCCCCCTCTGTAAGCTTCAGAGTTAGAGcaacaacttcaaagcactgtttacacagctatttttagagtactAGGGTGAACCCTGCTAGCCCAAGTTTGTTGACCTGAGTAGGTAGGCTTGCTTCTGTgggctgtatagacatacccaaagatgCTACAGCAATTTTGCATGGCATGGAGCAGATCTGAAATAATAAACCATGGCTGGCTTGTTGATTCCTGCTCATTAAAAGTTCTCTAATTGTTGAATTTCCATAAAGCCATATGGTAGTATTAAAGAGGAGTGAAACAGCAACAAAaccgtttcagagtagcagctgtgttagtctgtatccgcaaaaagaaaaggagtacttttggcaccttagagtttctaaggtgccaaaagtactccttttcttaaagctgaACTGATTACTGATTGTAGGCAAATGCTTTTGTTTGATGTACCTTCGGAGCCAATATATTACTCTTCAAAAGAAAGTGAAAGTATGAAAAAAAGACAAACTACTCAAAGCAACATTAAAGATTCTGTATGAGTGTGAGCTAATTGCATAGAAGGGAATTTTCTCTGAAATGTGTCAAGAAGGCAAGGCATTCTTATACAGAGAAACTGTGTTTCTGACTCTAGCAATCCAGAAACACACAAAGTAATGCTATGCTTACACAGCAAGTACAATATTAAAGCATTTCTGGGAATTTTGCCTGTATTGTTTTAGTAAAAGGAATATAGAGAACCATCAATATTACAtaaaaagtgacattttaattttggataacatttttcaaatgcaattaagtgatgtaggagcctaagtccccttttcaaaagtgttttaggcacttaggaacctCTTAAGTCCCTTAGATGTTTTAGAGAATGTTAACCGCTGATACAGAGGGTCTCAACCTATTTActattgtgggccgcatatgcagctctctctgttatatgggccacatccacacagtATATACACTACCTTAATGGCCCTGATggtgtcacatgggccacagctgtgtgctgattgggctgcaggcAGCCCAGAGGTTCAGAACCACAGCTCTATGTAATAAAAGTAATTTATGATTTTACTCAAAGAGGAAGGCATTTTGTATAAAAGGTGGCTATGCCATAAGACAATATCTGGAAATATTGTGTGTATTTTGCTGAACAGCTTTACACAAGCACAATGCTTATAATTAGTTCAGAAATACCTTGAGTAAAGTAGATCAATTTTAACAGCAAATGCACCAAAAACTaagttttcccccctccccccaataaaaaggataattttgaatttaaaaagtgAGCTTATTTTATACATCTGACCAGTAGGATGCATATCACACCTTGCATAGCACATGATGGTATTTTCATGTCAATAAAAACATCTGGATGACTCTTAGCTATAGTTGATTTATGACAATAGATCTTCCTCGATTCTTTTTCTTTGCACTTTCAAAATTCTGGCCTTCCTTGTTAAAGGCAATTTTCCATAGCTATTACAACCCCACAACACTTGCCTAAAGTGATCAAAGCAAAACATGGAAGTTGTACTAGTTTTCAGGCAAACTGATTTGGTTTTTGAGCTTTGAATCAGAACTAATGAGTCAATTAAGTTGAAGAAAAATGGAGTCAAAATGTTTTAAGCAAGAACAGAAGTTAATAAAAGGTGCCAAATGAATGCATGTGTAGAATTTACATGAGAAAAATTTTACCTATAGATTTTTGTCTTCTCATTGTACTCCGAGGTATACCTAGAAAAAGACCTTGAGGAGTCCCAGGTACAGTAGGTGGCATCACAGCAATACCCTGTCTATCGTACATGGactatgaaacaaaacaaaaacgttATGTACAAAAGGGCAATGTTAGAGAGAGACACCATAAGAAAAATAATTCATCTCCTGTTCCACGTACTACTTTGTTGTTCATCTTAAATAGTCAGTGGTCAAATAAAATTATCTATTCTTCTACCACATTTTAAGGGTAAATTTGAAGGTATAACAAGCAATCGCATTTCTGTTTATCTCCCTCCTAAAAACATTGCCACAAACTGCACCGTTGTTCAAGTCACCCTGCACCTACATCTGGGTTCCAATATTTTGACATAGAAGAGAGACCTTAAATTTTCTAGGTGTAGTGTGTTAAATACTCAGAGTTCTAAATCTGCTTATACTACGCGGacgagtagccccactgatttcaaatgaaattatttgtgagactcagaatttggtcctaaacttatattttgattttatgaaGTTGAAGAGTTTTGACAAGGAAATTATAGTTGAATAGCATGGTTTAGCATGATCATcaggaacagaacagaacaggatCTCAGCATTTCAGAAATAGTGTTTTTATGGAAAGATGTGTGTCTTCTTCAAGTGGTCTCACCATTGAATCAGAAATATTCGAGATCAAGTAGACAGAATTAGTGACAGCAGTTTCCTACCTAGGCTTATTCTGGGCCTAGATGCTTGTAGGGTATTCATTATAGCCAGAGCGGGGAGTGCTGCCAACAGTTAAGGCTACCTGTTTATAACTGCCAACTTTAACCAACTTTTCTGGGATGAACTTTCCTATGCTAGCTGTCTGACTCattctgaaattttatttttttttaaaaggaagtttcAGCTACTACGGTTCAGTTATTTTCAAGAACAAGGATAGGGGAAAACACAtagttttgcccatgttaaaaaaatgttcaaCTATATAATTAGGAAGCTCCAGGTCCTCCATGCTTTGCagaagggacttgaaatttggcagggggacaccctggTGTCAGTGATGCACCTTTTGCCGTCTCTCTGAAACTCCACACAAATTTGGCCAGGTTCTCCAAACACTGTAGTTTGCagatgctcagtagagacttgttagagctTGGCAGTTACTGAACAGTCTTCCATATTTCGTGTGCACTGCCATTCTCCAGGCCAGGGGCTGagaaggactttccctgcaattgctccttaCTGCTGCCTGGGGCCCATTGTGGTGCCGAATATGGAAAATGGGAGCAGGAAAACTATCCTGCAGTCTTAATGCTCCCCCTGCTTGCAGGCAGGCAAGTGATGAGAAGGAAGAAGCTGCTTGACTGGAATGCAGAGGGGGAGGAATAGGAAAGTGGTGTTACAGGAGCAAGGAGGGAGGAGCCATGGGACTccggtgggagggggcaggagcaggatgAGTTGGGTGAGTAGGACAGAGCAGGAAGGGGCAAGAAAGAGAggttaagatttttaaaatataattatgcaATAAATTGACAATTAAaatggggagggagctgggacaATTAAAAAATAGAGATACATCAGGTGGCTGTTATCAAACAGTTGAAGGAGAGACAGAAAGCCATCTTATTTTCCAGTCAGCGTGGAATACATGCAGATCAACAGAAGAAATTACTCCTTGTAAAATAGATTGTGGGCACATCTCAGAACATGGAATAATCAGTAGTCTTCCCCTTTCTCATTAGTGTTTAGCCCGCTTCTAGGGCACCCCTGATCCTCAAGGGGTAAAGCCCTTAATTCTTCCCTCCTCTCTCAATGGGCCTGGGTTCTTTGCACTTGGTGCCTtcacctgggctccagcccagtgcAAAACTAACAGACATTTGGCATTACAATGTATAGTTACAGGGAATCTAGGACCAGACAGACTATAAGGATATACAACATGTTATTCCTTGAAAAGATAGGGGTAAATTGAGGATGGCCTCAAGCCCCAGCTGTCTCCAAGTGCAGGGAAGGCCTAGTGGACTCAGCTGGCAGTCAGCCCTCCAAGGCGCAGTGGAGTCTTAGGGCTCAGTCTCTTCTTTGTGGAGCTGGGTTCTCCAGATCAACCCCCCTAGTTAAGACACACAAAATGGCATCTCCCTCTGTGCTGCAGATAACAACTCCAGTACTGCTTCCTCTTTAGCTACTGTAACCTGACTCCGGTAACCATTTGTGGTTCACCAAACCCTTGAGGAGGAAGGATAAGGGGCTCTATTATTTTTGGGATCAGGAGGGGGGCTATGTTAGCATGGCAGCTGAACACCTTCCCAAAAAATGATTGTCTGCAACTCACTAAAAGACATTGCCGCTTATCCTAAATCTGTATCCCCCCGATCTGTCTAACAATGTACAGGTTGTCCTCCAAGTGCCTCATAATGGATTTGTGatttttatcctcacaatacgcttttgaggtaggaaagtactattatccctattttacagatggggaacttaaGTAGAGAGATACTagggctcagatccacaaagatatttcAGCACCTAATTCTCCTTGAGAATCtaggcttaagtgacttgcctaaggtcacataagaagtcttcggCTGAATCAGGAACTGAACCAGGGTCTcttaagtcccagtccagtgccccatcCTTCCTACTTGTAGACGTCACAAACCTACTTATTTTCTACAATACTGCTGATACAATTCTGAACACTCTGGaattccttcctctgcagctgacAAGAGCGAAGCGTATGAATAAGGATTGGTGCTACTTCAGTGGGAAATAAATGCAGCTAGACAGtagggaaaaattattttttcctcataAGACTTTACAACCAGTGGAAGCAAACTCAGATTTGAGGGTGTCTACATTTGGAACTGGGAGCGTAATTCCCAGATGAAGGAGAAACACCCaagctagctctgatcaagctagtgctctaaaaattgAGCGTGGCCACAAAGGAACAAGCACCCAGAAGCGCTAGCTGCCCCAAGTGTGTGCCTACCATCTCCGATTGGTATGTACTCGGGGCATCTAGCACTCTATTTTTAAGGCATTAACTCAATCAGCGCTAGTGTGGGTGTCTTTTCTTGAGCTAGTAATTACACGCACTAACTAGCTTTCCAGGATATAGCATTTCAGTCGTTCGTGCTTTTTATAGCATTACTGCTATctcctccccttataaattactCAACTTTATctattcaaaaccaaaacaagcaATGTTGTTGGGAGTAAATAAACCCAGTAATGAAACAAGGATTAGGTTTATTGTCAATGACGAAGCTTAGAATGGTGATAAAGAATAATCATAATGATTAACTACATTTATAAACCCCCCATTGCTGGTGTATACATAACAGCATGGCAACTAGTGTGCATAAAAAGACTGGACTTACTAAAGCAGTACTAACTAGAACCACAGCTTCATAAGTGAAAGCAAGAATTTAGGAACCACCACGTACATTTATATCTGTAGCTGAAGGAAAGCATCTACTGGAAGGCCGCGGTTTAATCGTTGCCACTCTTGAGTCCACAGTTACATTGTCTGTAATTCTTGATGGCTTGGAAACTGGTACAATTTCATCCACTTTATCTGTAACATAAAAGTATTcactaaaataaatataatttgtcCAAAGACTGAAAATCTAAATATTGCAAGGTCAAAGGAAgagttttacttttcaaaaaatgcaaagaaaaagggtggcttttttttttggcattttaaCAAGGCAATGCTTGAGCATCAAAAGTCGTGCAAGCCGAGCACTTATTTATTGCTGCTGCGTAACATGCATGCTTTAGTTTTAAGCCTGCATGCATTTAATGTTTACTTAGTGTGACTCGAAAAACAATCCTCTTCTTcaaaccttcaaaatgtgaagGGAGAATATCTATATAGAAACGGAAAGAAGACCTTTAGAGATAATGAACCCATAGAGCACTATTTCACATAGCGATAAGCAGACAGTACTTAGTCACCAGAATTTCAGTGATATTTTGAACAACAAGTACTTCAAAAGTGCTCTTTGTGTCTATTCTTCTTCTCCAGTAATTACTTTCTAATCTATTCATCATGTCAGTCTATTAGACAATATAACTTAGCATTATTGGAAACTGCTCCATGTCTCTCTGTTTAATTAAACTTTAAATATGCTTTATATTAGTTTTGGTTAAAACTACCATATTTGTGGTCAGAAATGGGCCCAATAGGCAAAGTTCCAATCTGGATCAAAACTTTCCCAATGCTGGGGAACAGTGGTTCAGAACTGGGATTCTGATTTAGCATGCTATATAGTGATAGGAACCATCTGTGAACATGTGAGATCCCTCAAAGTTCAGGAGTGTTTGGACCCAGGCCCAGCTCCAGTTGTGACTATAAACCAAATGCAGCAGTAATACTATTGAATATATTTAGCACTAATATAACGCCTTAAGTCCAAGGATCTCAAATCACTATGCAATCAACCATAGTCTTACAACTCCCTTATTACAGgttgggaaattgaggcacagagtaaTTAAGTTACTTGCCTAAGGCCACTGAGTCATTCAATCTCTGAACTTGGACTAGAATCCAAAACTTATACTCTAACCAATAGCCTTCCGCACTGCCCCTTTCACCTTATCTTTTGTTCCTGTGAAGTCTCAGACTGCTGACTGGCACTAAATGTACTACCCCCAGGCTGGTAGTCATGCTAAGCTAGGatggcatttttctttttaatttctctaaAGCAATAGGGCACCAGTCACGCAACCTATGTGTATTCTCAGAAAAAATGTACTAGAACCAACTAGAAGTGATTCCTTAGCCTGGTAGCTCCTCTTGTCTCAGGCTTCCACAACTTAAAATTTTTACAAGCCACACCTTACTTTTCAGGAGTTAAGTATGGTATGTCTTTGTATGGTACGGTAAGGTTTGATAATTTAGTTTAGGAGAAAATAAAACTAGCGCATTAGGTTATTACTGACTTAAAAACAGCTAGAAGTGGCACCACTATGCAAAGTATCAAATTTGAGCTTGATCCCTCACTGGAAAAACAGCTACGCTCAGACTCTAGGAGTGTGGTAAGGGACAGGAAGTAGGCAAGAGGAAGAAAGATGGTCTCTCCCTAACCAGCAGCTTTGGCTGGTGCAGAAATGGAAGAATTATATTCAGCCTTCTCTGGTTGGGAAGACACTTGTTTTGGGAGAGGAGACTTTTGGAGCACTGGGTgacagggagagagcaggagaggaaCAGCTGCTAGAATTATTAAGTTGAACATTGTAGGTGGTTGGCTTACTTGGAAGTGTTACTGTCTGCTTTCCACTGGAATTAGtattacattttttgtttgttttatttattttcatataatAGACCATccagggagaggagaaaaaaaaaacacgctTAAAACCTTcacaagcaaataaaataaacattaaaaaaatcacattccaTATGGTCTTAACAGTAATTCAAACTGTGCACTTTTCAGAAGAAAATACCTGTAACCTTCTGATGGGCAAAAGGTATCAGAAAGCCATGGGTTTAGCCTTAAGCATTTGAGctacacagaaaaaaatattgctaGATTGCAGAATCAAGTTTAGGGGTATCTACCATTGATTGTAACAAGGGCATGGGAATTTCATGTTACATCTCTCCAGCCCTTTATATGATCCTAGAAGGCCAAACACTTGTTCTTGGGATCCAGACAGAGGGGTGTTTTGGGGACTGAAGCCCTAGACACCCAAAATCTGTAAATAACAAATATACCATATAAAAACATATTCCCTTTATTTTGAACAGACACATAACCATACACCTATTCAGACAACAAAAAAACTACAGGGAAAGAATGATGAGGCTATGACAGACACTTGAAAAGCATGGAAATATTCATTTAGGGGATGAAACATACATACTCTCCAACTGTACTGATTTTGCAAGACAATACTGGAAGTCAGATCTTAGTATTTGACCTGACCACAATATCAGTTTGTACAGATTTCCTAACAAAATCTGATATTGCTACCACATCAGCTTGTGGGGAACTTTATTCTTTGTGATTTTACAGCTTTAATGTTGTCAGCTCCTCAGTCCTTCTCACCCTATAGCTGCTCCCATTCCAATTGTATTTGGTTCCTTTCCAGGCATAGCTGAGAACAGCTGAAGCAagttggagtggggagggagaagttGATATGATTAAGTTGTTttacaaaaaaatctttttaggGGCTTCTTGCACCTAGCTGTGGTTCCAACTGCAGTACAGGCAGAGTTGCTAATGCTGCCCAACTTGTCCTTTTGCACTGCTGTCTTTGATCAGAGCACAAATGTAGAACAGTAAGATGGCATTTTAAAACTAGAACAAAAATTTTGAAGCTTCCAAAGCAGCTAGGGTGTGTGTGGGATGAAGTAAAAGTAATCCAAAATGGCAGCAGCTACATGGCGGGTCCTGCAGAATATACCAGAATCTTAATATATGGCCCCCACATTCCACCACACTTTTAAAGTGACAGCACtatgtaaataaatacattttcattaTAATATTAGATATGTGCTACCTACGTCAAGAGTCAACTGGCCTTTTCTTGACTTCTATGTAATTCCACAATAAACTCatccaaaagaaataaaaagtagaTATTTAGGACAAATTTTTCAAAGGGCTGTGCCCTTAAAATAGGTTGTTCATGTCCGCAGTAGTAGTGCGCAAGCCATGTTTGGGCCAGTAATGCATTTTCAAAAGGCAGCACACTGGAACACTTTTTGTCAACTTTGCTAGTGGacttctcctcccccatctccttttttgtgttttgacatatttttGTAATATGTATTCTTGCACCACTAAGAGGGGCTCTCATATGATGTTActggaaatgtatttatttatgagGCTacctatataaacaaacaaaatttagAAGAGGCACAGATGGGGTGCAAATGAAATGCAGGTGCAAGAATTTACACCTGGCATGAGTGGTGTGTTGGCGGCATGGCCAAGAAAGTGGACCAAAATGGAATTCTTAAAGGGTGAGCGCCCACATGCAGTTGGTCATAGGAGAAATATTTTGAATTAGAAAATGTATCTGCAACATGCCTACACCAGGGGTCAGCCCACACCAGTGACATTTCATCATTAACCCAGTCATTTAGCAAAATGCAGCCACAGGCAAAACAAACTGTTATGAGGAGCAGTTTGTGGCTAGTTTGTAGAATAGTAAAATGTTTCCTGCTCATATTTTGACCAACTTCAGTCTcagagaaggggaaagggaagaggagtaTCCACTGGCTCAGCAGCCAGAGCACACACCCAAATGCATCCATAGGACAGGATTTTTAGGCCAAAGATTAACGTTCAACATTTGTCAGAGGAGAAATTCAGTATGCTTGACAATCAAACTCTCCtgaattttaatgaaaactttCATGGGGATCTGGAGAGTCAAACACAGGTGCCATGCTACACCTGTGATAGTTACAGACACCACTGCTCAAGGGGCTCTTGATAACTGGAACCTTTCAGAGGACCACAGAGATATCACAAGTATAAGCCAGTCTGATGCCTCTGCATGCATGCAGCAATTTCTGAGTGCCACTGTATTAAATTTCCCCGAGAGAGGCAGCACCAACAGTCATAAAATAATTGTCTTCCAAAGTGCATTTTCTGTATGTCCTGTGTGCTACTGATCGCACCTATATTCTGCTCAGGGCACCCTCCCCTCAGGAAATTAGATGGCCTAATGGGACGAGGAGGAGTTCCATTCTATCTGTGTGCAGGTCATTTGTGATGCAAAAGTTTAATCACAGAGGTAGTAGCACAGTGCCCAACAGCATGTCATGACTCTTACATTCTCAGGAGGTCTGGCTGCTAGGTAAGTAGCATTGTTATGTTTAAATTAATATCTGTGATATTACtagggatggtgtcccctcaataatatatttatttgttgAAGAAAATGGTACTTATCCCATAAAGACATGGTGAATGACTCCTGTTCCAAATTCCCTGACTCTCTCAGAGGAAAATTATTATGCTGCCCACCCATCAAGCCACCAGATGCATCGAAGAAGGAACTCTGAAAATGAGAGTCAGGTGCCCAGTGGCACATTACTGTACAGGCCCCACAATATACCATATAATCCTGGCAAGACTGCATATTACACAACATAGCCAAGAGATGTGGATTAGCTCCACCTGAAGGGCTAGAGATTGACCTTGTCAGACCCACAGAGGATAAGAATGATCATGATCCAAAAAGGCACTTCCAGGCTAACCCCAACACCTCAGGCCAGCATGCCAGAAACACCAGGCAAAGACTGATTGAACACAGTTTCTGAGGCTAGTATTGCCAAGACCTGTATACTTACCACCAAGTCCATAATGTTTGCTCAGAGGGGATGGAGGTAATGGAGAAAAAAAACTCAAAAAACAGCTGCCTCAAGAAATGACTTGTATTTGTAAGAAAAGCAATGAATGCCTGGCACAGTGTAAAAAAATGCTCCCATGA of the Eretmochelys imbricata isolate rEreImb1 chromosome 6, rEreImb1.hap1, whole genome shotgun sequence genome contains:
- the SHANK2 gene encoding SH3 and multiple ankyrin repeat domains protein 2 isoform X8; the encoded protein is MKSLLNALTKKEVPFREAPTYSNRRRRPQSTLAAPRVLLRSNSDNNLNINNIPDCSASSSASSHRSLSPHLLQQMQNNPNGTVKAVGSYTPSSRSRSPSLNRVGEDAKRQQHRHISAGYNPSANKDAIAALDYQGPKRKLYSAVPGRLFIVVKPYQPQGEGEIHLHKGDRIKVLSIGEGGFWEGSTRGLVGWFPADCVEEVQCKPNESKPETRTDRTKKLFRHYTVGSYDSFDALSDCIIEEKAVVLQKKDNEGFGFVLRGAKADTPIEEFTPTPAFPALQYLESVDEGGVAWQAGLRTGDFLIEVNNENVVKVGHRQVVNMIRQGGNHLVLKVVTVTRNLDPDDTARKKAPPPPKRAPTTALTLRSKSMTSELEELDKVDEIVPVSKPSRITDNVTVDSRVATIKPRPSSRCFPSATDINSMYDRQGIAVMPPTVPGTPQGLFLGIPRRITEEERQFLAPPMLKFTRSLSMPDTSEDIPPPPQSLPPSPPPPSPSLYNSPKSPTSRSYGTIKPAFNQNSGSKVSSGRSEHMGTIMRDKGMYYRRELDRYSLDSEDLYSRNAALQANFRNKRGQMPENPYSEVGKIASKAVYVPAKPARRKGMLVKQSNVEDSPEKTCSIPIPTIIVKEPSTSSSGKSSQGSSMEIDPQSSEQPGQLRPDDNLNVSSPFAAAIAGAVRDREKRLEARRNSPAFLSTDLGDEDVGLLPPIPRMRQSKFTDEDTFSNEDSFRQVMSPSPVPAPRESENLFNSSEPSNESDERTLNSSSIKKVTENDMVATQTVNVSSSDNYVHPLTGKLLDPNSPLALALSARDRAMKEQTQQTPGKGETGKADLNKPLYIDTKLRSNIETTFPVTAAVTRQNTRGPLRRQETENKYETDMGKEKKPEEKKNMLINIMDTSQQKSAGLLMVHTVDAAKSDDTLEDKRVEMEMNPDNFPSEMPEDSEEAESGLNVSATPEPPASPCKTIVAASSVDDPVILPFRIPPPPLASIDIDEEFIFTEPLPPPLEFANSFDIPDDRLAPGSALTDLLKQRKNGTPTSASFNPNQSTNSLDSKKQVGLSNCLPASFLPPPESFDHVTDSGIEEVDSRSSSDHHLETTSTISTVSSISTLSSEGGENLDTCTVYADGQTFLVDKPPVPPKPKMKPIINKSNALYKDALIEETVDSFVIPPPAPPPPPISAQPSTAKVLQQRTSKLWGDVTEVKSPILSGPKANVISELNSILQQMNREKSSKPGEGLESPSGTKTASLSTRSTEVMSTVSGTRSTTITFTVRPGPSQPITLQSRSPDYDSRTSGVRHAPSPVVSPTEINKDIMPAPLTPAASASSPSPTLSDVFSLPSQPPSGDLFGLNTGRSRSPSPSILQQPISNKPFTTKPVHLWTKPDVADWLESLNLGEHKETFMDNEIDGTHLPNLQKEDLIDLGVTRVGHRMNIERALKQLLDR